A stretch of DNA from Fimbriimonadaceae bacterium:
GGTGGGTGCAGGCGCATCTCTATGTGGGCCTGATCGTAGGGGCGTTGCTGGTGGTCTTCGGATTGACGGGCAGTATCCTGGTGTTCTTTCAGGACATCGACGAGTGGCTGAATCCGACGGTGCTGACGGTGGACGCGCCTGCAGAGGGGCAGAGTAGCCACCGGCCGATCGGTGAGATTTTGGCGGCGGCGGAACGGGCGGCGGCGCCGGGGAGTCGTATCACGCAGGTCTATGGGGCGACGACTCGCGAACGGGTCATGGCCGTCTATATGGAGCAGCCGTCGAAAGCCTGGCAGCGGATTTTTGTCGATCCCTACCGGGCCCGGGTGACAGGGGTACGCAGTTATGGGC
This window harbors:
- a CDS encoding PepSY domain-containing protein is translated as MSGRAVTSSSNAGVARELVQAGVRDRRARMWRTWWVQAHLYVGLIVGALLVVFGLTGSILVFFQDIDEWLNPTVLTVDAPAEGQSSHRPIGEILAAAERAAAPGSRITQVYGATTRERVMAVYMEQPSKAWQRIFVDPYRARVTGVRSYG